One genomic segment of Adhaeribacter pallidiroseus includes these proteins:
- a CDS encoding type II toxin-antitoxin system HigB family toxin, whose amino-acid sequence MRIISTSRIIEFYTKHANSKTGLQLFISRIKALKITNLNELRNVANSVDVIGNNRVIFNIQGNNYRLIAVVLVANQTVYIRWIGTHAEYDKINANTI is encoded by the coding sequence ATGAGAATTATATCTACTTCGCGTATAATTGAATTTTATACTAAACACGCAAATTCTAAAACTGGCTTACAACTGTTTATATCAAGAATCAAAGCTCTTAAAATTACAAACCTGAATGAGTTAAGAAATGTAGCTAACTCCGTGGATGTGATAGGAAACAATAGAGTGATTTTTAATATTCAAGGGAATAACTATCGTTTAATTGCAGTAGTTCTAGTAGCAAACCAAACAGTATACATAAGGTGGATAGGCACCCATGCCGAATACGATAAAATCAATGCCAATACAATTTAG
- a CDS encoding nuclear transport factor 2 family protein, translated as MKYLLLLATLLFSTLGFAQENTALQQEIEKLDLAHAAAILKGDAVALNQLMAEEVTVNHPTNRIVNEKKELLQLIQKGVIRYTSFKRVPEKFLFFPDMVVVMGREEVIPATGAPNAGKQLNRRYTNIWMRKDTKWKLQVRHANNVCSQI; from the coding sequence ATGAAATATCTATTATTATTAGCTACTCTTCTATTCTCTACTCTGGGTTTCGCTCAAGAAAACACGGCTTTGCAGCAGGAAATCGAAAAACTGGATCTGGCTCATGCGGCCGCTATCTTGAAAGGGGATGCAGTAGCACTTAATCAGTTAATGGCGGAGGAGGTGACGGTTAATCATCCCACGAACCGAATTGTCAATGAAAAGAAAGAACTGCTGCAATTAATTCAAAAAGGAGTCATCCGGTATACTTCTTTTAAAAGAGTGCCGGAAAAGTTTCTCTTCTTTCCCGACATGGTGGTGGTAATGGGCAGAGAAGAAGTGATTCCCGCGACAGGAGCTCCCAATGCCGGAAAGCAATTAAATCGAAGATATACTAATATTTGGATGAGGAAGGATACAAAATGGAAATTACAGGTTCGGCATGCTAATAATGTTTGTTCGCAGATATAA
- a CDS encoding PAS domain-containing sensor histidine kinase, whose protein sequence is MTNQTDDVYRLVVENPPAAISRWDRNLQLLFANPAFVGKTGFDLGQLGGKTIREMEQPDAITAPWMEKLQQVWDTGQPAEHHHLFPTPTEQVFWHIYFLPELGPDGQVASVLAIGWDLTDLKKAEWNLPDANQQATERYRALFNSLDAGFCIIEVLFDASGQAFDYRFLETNYSFEKQTGLAQAVGKTMKEMAPAHEQHWFDLYGNIARTGEPARFENAARALGHYYEGYAFRIDAPAEQHVAILFNDVTERKRTEEALRVADARFRLFVTATSEIVYRMSPDWQQMYSLEGKQFLADTRDPSLTWLAEYIPNSDMALVQAAITAAIQSKSTFELEHHVIRVDGSLGWVFSRAVPFLNEHGDIIEWFGTASDITERKRAEEALQITKDRLQALIENLPGGAVFVVNREMRYLVAAGEALITAGFTPQDLVGHTVAEAMPPEMATVYEQKYQQALAGKPFEHEHMAHGRVFISRGVPLSDSTGVNSSVITISYDITERKQAEEKLKQFSELLEQQVVERTQALSESRDLLQSVFDTTLLSFSVLKAVRDEKGALTDFKIVLVNKELARETGRPDLVGKLYSVEFPGIKPAGLYDLMLRVVETGEPDQVEYYYPHEGFNKWYAAMFVKMDDGLVASNLDITERKLAEAELTRNLTILKQAEEVAGMGSWEYDYITGQFYWSEGMYHLFGLPVDREKSPEIYLEYVLAEDRAIAEKLVDTIKNHPQALEETLRIRVKEQVITLQVKTIVLRDDLERPYKMMGVDLDVSQLKNLEQENLVMRLEQQKALLLAIMDVQQEERKRISEALHNGVGQILYATKLNLDQIAEQVSKEMIAPTAKLLSAAIQETRRVSHELVPMVLQDFGLTRAMEELCRNYIPSTLTVNCEVDLEERLASYLELAIYRIAQELLTNVAKHAQATEVDLLLMQEDGQITLKVRDNGQGLSSENGKKKGLGLRTIADRVKLLNGTFILTASPSGKGILVVIQLPVPA, encoded by the coding sequence ATGACGAACCAAACTGACGATGTATACCGATTGGTAGTCGAAAATCCGCCCGCGGCTATTAGCCGTTGGGACCGGAATCTCCAATTACTTTTTGCCAACCCGGCCTTTGTGGGTAAGACCGGGTTCGATCTGGGCCAGTTGGGGGGTAAAACCATCCGGGAAATGGAGCAGCCCGATGCCATTACGGCTCCCTGGATGGAGAAGCTGCAACAGGTATGGGATACGGGGCAACCGGCGGAGCATCACCATTTGTTTCCTACCCCCACCGAGCAAGTATTCTGGCACATCTACTTTTTGCCCGAACTCGGACCTGATGGTCAAGTGGCGAGTGTGCTGGCCATTGGCTGGGACCTGACCGACCTCAAAAAAGCCGAGTGGAACCTGCCTGATGCCAACCAACAGGCTACCGAAAGATACCGGGCGTTGTTTAACTCCCTGGATGCCGGCTTTTGCATCATCGAAGTACTCTTTGATGCCAGCGGTCAGGCGTTTGATTACCGTTTCCTGGAAACCAATTATTCTTTTGAAAAACAAACGGGCTTAGCGCAGGCGGTGGGCAAAACGATGAAGGAGATGGCACCCGCCCACGAGCAGCATTGGTTTGATCTTTATGGGAATATTGCAAGAACCGGGGAACCGGCCCGGTTTGAAAATGCGGCCCGCGCCCTGGGGCACTATTACGAGGGGTATGCCTTTCGCATAGATGCCCCGGCAGAACAGCACGTGGCCATTCTGTTTAACGATGTTACGGAACGCAAGCGAACGGAAGAAGCGTTGCGGGTAGCCGATGCCCGCTTTCGCCTGTTTGTCACGGCTACTTCCGAGATCGTCTACCGCATGAGTCCGGATTGGCAACAGATGTACTCTCTGGAAGGCAAGCAGTTTTTGGCGGACACCCGGGACCCGAGTTTGACCTGGCTGGCAGAATACATTCCGAACAGCGATATGGCTCTCGTACAAGCAGCTATTACCGCCGCTATCCAGAGTAAATCCACGTTCGAGCTGGAACATCACGTGATTCGCGTGGACGGCAGTTTGGGTTGGGTGTTTTCGCGGGCCGTGCCGTTTTTAAACGAACACGGCGACATTATAGAGTGGTTTGGCACTGCCAGCGACATCACCGAGCGCAAACGGGCGGAAGAAGCCTTGCAAATTACCAAAGACCGGCTGCAAGCCCTGATTGAAAATTTACCGGGAGGAGCGGTGTTCGTAGTTAACCGCGAAATGCGTTACCTGGTTGCCGCCGGCGAGGCCCTAATCACAGCCGGCTTTACCCCGCAGGATTTAGTGGGACACACCGTTGCTGAGGCCATGCCCCCCGAAATGGCGACCGTCTACGAGCAAAAATACCAGCAGGCACTGGCCGGTAAGCCGTTTGAACACGAACATATGGCGCACGGGCGGGTATTCATATCACGCGGGGTACCGCTCTCAGACTCAACGGGGGTAAATTCCTCCGTAATTACTATTTCCTATGATATTACGGAGCGAAAACAAGCCGAAGAAAAACTTAAACAGTTTAGTGAGTTGTTGGAGCAACAGGTGGTCGAACGTACGCAAGCTTTAAGTGAAAGTCGGGACCTGCTGCAATCTGTTTTCGATACTACCCTACTCAGTTTTTCGGTTCTCAAGGCCGTACGGGATGAAAAGGGAGCCCTGACTGATTTTAAGATCGTGCTGGTAAACAAAGAACTAGCGCGGGAAACCGGACGGCCAGACCTAGTGGGTAAGCTGTATTCCGTAGAATTTCCGGGCATTAAACCAGCCGGCTTATATGATCTGATGCTTCGGGTGGTAGAAACGGGCGAGCCGGACCAGGTAGAATATTATTACCCCCACGAAGGGTTTAACAAGTGGTACGCGGCCATGTTCGTGAAAATGGACGATGGACTGGTGGCCAGTAACCTGGATATTACGGAACGGAAGCTGGCGGAAGCCGAACTTACCCGCAATTTGACCATTCTCAAACAAGCCGAAGAAGTAGCTGGCATGGGCAGTTGGGAATATGATTATATCACCGGGCAGTTCTACTGGTCGGAAGGCATGTACCATTTGTTTGGCTTACCAGTAGACCGGGAGAAGAGTCCGGAAATTTACCTGGAGTACGTGCTAGCGGAAGATCGTGCCATCGCCGAGAAGCTGGTTGATACCATCAAAAATCACCCGCAAGCGCTGGAAGAAACCCTGCGTATCCGGGTAAAGGAGCAGGTAATTACCTTACAGGTAAAAACGATTGTGTTGCGGGATGATTTAGAACGCCCCTACAAAATGATGGGGGTAGACTTAGATGTATCTCAGTTAAAGAATCTGGAACAAGAGAATCTAGTGATGCGTTTAGAACAGCAGAAAGCCTTGTTGTTAGCTATTATGGACGTGCAGCAAGAAGAAAGAAAAAGAATCTCGGAGGCCCTGCACAACGGAGTAGGTCAGATCTTGTACGCGACTAAATTAAACCTGGACCAGATAGCCGAACAAGTATCCAAAGAGATGATCGCGCCCACGGCAAAACTCTTATCGGCCGCTATTCAGGAAACCCGGCGGGTGTCGCACGAACTAGTACCGATGGTGCTGCAAGATTTTGGTCTGACCCGGGCCATGGAGGAGTTATGCCGGAACTATATACCCAGTACGCTGACGGTGAACTGTGAAGTAGATCTGGAAGAGCGCTTAGCGTCTTACCTGGAACTAGCCATTTACCGCATAGCCCAAGAACTACTAACGAATGTGGCCAAGCACGCCCAAGCGACGGAAGTGGATTTGCTGCTCATGCAGGAAGACGGACAGATTACTTTGAAGGTGCGGGATAATGGCCAAGGTCTTAGCTCGGAAAATGGTAAAAAGAAAGGTCTGGGTTTGCGTACTATTGCCGACCGGGTCAAACTACTTAATGGTACCTTTATCCTGACCGCATCCCCTTCCGGCAAGGGTATCTTAGTGGTAATTCAGCTGCCCGTTCCTGCTTAA
- a CDS encoding sce7726 family protein, translating to MYVIQKSTGCLRSLSQIFTPSIFNKIVREKDHKFIRYSIKKHINADFSESYNYILQFLYKELHDTYRCEYFYKNALLNNQLLGKYSLNTTSVLNEFKIGGSIADFVLLNGEARVFEIKTDLDSLAKLEKQVFDYTQFADKVYIVSCSKHTDKLLDKYNSTAIGIIEFTHNQNLNTLKEAEVNRENFDHAIIFKTLRKAEYLEIIKDYFGEVPEVPSTKIFRECFSLAKEINVVDFQEMAFNQLKGRKIRCPELLMSDHTPYELKHICYTMDFSEKEYSDLYNFLNEII from the coding sequence ATGTATGTCATACAGAAGAGCACAGGCTGCTTAAGAAGTTTATCTCAAATTTTTACACCTTCTATCTTCAATAAAATTGTAAGGGAGAAGGATCATAAATTTATTCGTTACAGTATTAAAAAGCACATCAATGCTGATTTTTCTGAATCGTATAATTATATCCTTCAATTCTTATATAAAGAATTACATGATACATACCGCTGCGAATACTTTTATAAAAATGCTCTTCTTAATAATCAACTGTTAGGCAAATACAGTCTAAATACCACTTCTGTATTAAATGAATTTAAGATTGGCGGCTCCATTGCTGACTTTGTCTTATTGAATGGTGAGGCTCGTGTATTTGAAATTAAAACAGATTTAGATAGTCTAGCAAAATTAGAAAAACAAGTATTTGATTATACCCAATTCGCCGATAAAGTATATATAGTTTCCTGCTCAAAACATACAGATAAGCTTTTAGATAAGTATAATAGTACAGCCATTGGTATTATTGAATTCACACATAATCAAAATTTAAATACACTTAAGGAGGCAGAGGTAAATAGGGAAAATTTTGATCATGCTATTATTTTTAAAACTCTTCGCAAAGCAGAATACCTAGAAATCATAAAAGATTATTTTGGTGAAGTTCCGGAGGTCCCAAGTACTAAGATATTTAGAGAGTGTTTTTCTTTGGCAAAAGAGATAAATGTTGTAGATTTTCAAGAAATGGCATTCAATCAATTAAAAGGCAGAAAAATTAGGTGCCCTGAATTGCTAATGTCAGACCATACTCCTTATGAACTAAAGCATATCTGTTACACAATGGACTTTTCAGAAAAGGAATATTCAGACCTATACAACTTCTTAAATGAAATAATCTAG
- a CDS encoding PorP/SprF family type IX secretion system membrane protein, with protein MKKFIVLSILVLSVLGVKAQSRKHLASFSQFGQYFNPSMTGMEGSQLKALYRDQWTGFQDAPKTLFISGEFDLVGLKQSSSQSETGTLGAKNAFGLSLLHDSFGPYRENQLFLSYSSQVRLSEKLSLRAGAAATYNNIYLDYMDLTLDQSNDPEFQELMNSDNNKINKVDINVGLTLVAENYYVGYALQDAAEGKLTAKGDYLNNAFSRQHVVQAGFRKGLSEQFGLVVNGLYRYDAKLKETLEGQVKGVFNNTFWAGAGYRKDLAYTLTAGVRLNQVKLGYNYESVTGDAKQMRNGNSNELVLTYNLVPLNYNGSGKKVAIW; from the coding sequence ATGAAAAAATTTATCGTATTATCAATATTGGTTCTATCGGTATTGGGCGTAAAAGCTCAAAGCCGCAAGCACCTGGCCAGTTTTTCTCAGTTTGGGCAGTATTTTAACCCATCTATGACCGGTATGGAAGGTTCGCAGTTAAAAGCTTTATACCGGGACCAATGGACCGGCTTTCAGGATGCCCCAAAAACGCTGTTTATATCAGGCGAATTTGATTTAGTTGGCTTAAAACAATCCAGCAGTCAATCGGAAACGGGAACCTTGGGCGCTAAAAATGCTTTTGGCTTATCGTTGTTGCACGATTCGTTTGGACCTTACCGCGAGAATCAGTTGTTCTTAAGTTATAGTTCGCAGGTACGCTTATCGGAGAAGTTAAGCTTGCGGGCTGGTGCGGCGGCAACTTACAACAACATCTATCTAGATTATATGGACCTAACGCTTGATCAAAGTAATGATCCAGAATTCCAAGAATTGATGAACAGCGATAATAACAAGATTAATAAAGTAGATATAAATGTGGGCTTAACGCTAGTAGCAGAAAACTACTATGTGGGTTATGCTTTGCAGGATGCGGCGGAAGGAAAACTGACAGCCAAAGGCGATTACCTGAACAATGCTTTTTCGCGGCAGCACGTGGTACAAGCCGGTTTCCGGAAAGGATTGTCGGAGCAATTTGGTCTGGTGGTAAACGGCCTTTATCGCTACGACGCTAAACTAAAAGAAACTCTGGAAGGGCAGGTAAAAGGTGTTTTTAATAATACTTTTTGGGCTGGCGCAGGTTATCGCAAAGATTTAGCTTATACCTTAACGGCTGGCGTTCGGTTAAACCAAGTTAAGCTTGGGTATAATTACGAATCCGTAACAGGTGATGCGAAACAAATGCGAAATGGAAACAGCAATGAGCTGGTACTTACCTACAACCTGGTACCCCTAAACTATAATGGATCAGGTAAAAAAGTTGCCATTTGGTAG
- a CDS encoding recombinase family protein → MKRYVAYYRVSTAKQGISGLGLEAQQYAVSAFVKGAAQIVAEYTEVESGKKNNRTQLLLAISEAKKQKATLLIAKLDRLSRNAAFIFTLRDSGVDFVCADMPDANTLTIGIFAVLAQHERELISSRTKAALQAKIAQGARLGKPENLTYQDRVTGAQVMRQKAVTNENNKRAAAMVNLYRAQGLTWMAIAEKLNEAGFKASRGGQFQANQVQRIHIRNSN, encoded by the coding sequence ATGAAAAGATACGTCGCTTATTATCGGGTCTCCACCGCCAAACAAGGTATTTCGGGTTTGGGCCTCGAAGCGCAGCAGTACGCCGTCAGCGCTTTTGTGAAAGGCGCCGCTCAAATTGTCGCGGAGTACACGGAGGTGGAATCGGGCAAAAAGAACAATCGCACCCAGCTGCTATTGGCTATTTCAGAAGCGAAAAAACAAAAGGCAACATTACTCATTGCCAAGCTTGACCGGCTCAGTCGTAATGCTGCCTTTATTTTTACCTTACGAGATAGTGGGGTAGACTTCGTGTGTGCCGATATGCCCGATGCTAACACCTTAACTATTGGCATCTTTGCTGTTCTTGCTCAACACGAACGGGAGCTGATCAGTAGCCGCACTAAGGCAGCTCTGCAAGCTAAGATTGCCCAAGGTGCTAGATTAGGTAAGCCAGAAAATTTAACCTACCAGGACCGGGTAACTGGGGCCCAAGTGATGCGACAAAAAGCAGTAACTAATGAAAATAACAAGCGTGCTGCTGCCATGGTAAACCTCTACCGGGCACAGGGACTAACCTGGATGGCTATTGCGGAGAAGTTGAACGAAGCAGGATTTAAAGCTAGCCGCGGCGGACAATTTCAAGCAAATCAGGTCCAGCGTATACATATTCGTAATAGTAATTAA
- a CDS encoding sce7725 family protein, whose translation MYFPYIRGKQFELIALREIRDILAGNNTKVSPIIEPVKNSPTLKKVLSELSREEINFNVIINPVVGDLIGSSAGIMELLDKELNGYSNYQMAIIIDESKDVRFYRDLVRDHKLSCSGVTLIHNSVNDNIKNILTIIEDKSELPIINNIINSGKTNRRYYRNFDSATLVTLDDFFCCQQKNSDYLPIGESQFSEEHLFYKNDGYKGFSDFLTIGDNYSDGGFLPFAIAIHLSYADSTKKIRVKHFVSDSNMDTSDIGGKFEEALNKLIYWSKTSSLNTRAIEEFKELHSNGHFPGLGSVKKLSVMNHIELVIGLI comes from the coding sequence ATGTATTTTCCTTATATCCGGGGTAAACAGTTTGAACTAATTGCTCTCCGAGAAATCCGAGATATTTTGGCTGGGAATAATACCAAAGTTTCTCCAATTATTGAGCCAGTAAAAAATTCTCCTACTTTAAAAAAAGTATTGTCGGAATTAAGTCGCGAAGAAATCAACTTTAATGTTATTATCAACCCCGTTGTTGGTGACTTGATTGGTTCTTCTGCAGGCATAATGGAATTACTGGACAAGGAGCTTAATGGATATTCTAATTACCAAATGGCAATTATTATTGATGAAAGCAAAGATGTTAGATTTTACAGAGATTTGGTCCGGGACCATAAATTATCTTGTTCGGGAGTAACCTTAATACATAACTCTGTTAATGACAACATAAAAAATATTTTAACCATAATTGAAGATAAAAGTGAATTACCAATTATTAATAATATAATTAATTCTGGAAAAACAAATCGACGTTATTATAGAAATTTTGACTCTGCTACATTAGTTACTCTGGATGATTTTTTCTGCTGCCAGCAAAAGAATTCTGATTATTTGCCGATTGGGGAAAGTCAATTTTCTGAGGAACATTTATTTTATAAAAATGATGGATACAAGGGTTTCTCCGATTTTTTAACGATTGGTGATAATTATTCTGATGGTGGATTCCTTCCTTTTGCAATTGCAATTCACTTATCTTATGCTGATTCGACAAAAAAAATCAGGGTTAAACATTTTGTATCAGATTCTAATATGGACACTTCTGATATCGGTGGGAAATTTGAGGAGGCACTAAATAAATTAATATACTGGAGCAAAACTAGTTCTCTTAATACTAGAGCAATAGAAGAATTCAAGGAACTTCATAGTAACGGTCATTTCCCTGGATTAGGAAGCGTTAAAAAACTTTCTGTAATGAATCATATCGAATTAGTTATTGGTTTGATTTAG
- a CDS encoding 3-keto-disaccharide hydrolase — MIHPKTLFFLVGAFLLYSCSGKTTSKPEKQAQEQPAADWVLLAEGNNLEHWEMYNQGEIKGWELINGELHGSGAGWDANQDLITKQAYDNFELSLEWKIAPANSSGIFFYVPKGSDQPIYDLAPEYQILDDKGWPKKMQPNQYTGGSYAMYAPEGAEVKPVGEWNTTRILVNYPYVEHWLNGKKVVAYEIGSKDWQARKAADKWAQVPQYGVAKSGHIGLQNAGKVTYRHIKIKEL; from the coding sequence ATGATTCATCCTAAAACTTTATTTTTCCTCGTAGGAGCCTTTCTGTTGTATTCCTGTTCCGGCAAGACCACCAGCAAGCCGGAAAAGCAAGCCCAAGAGCAGCCAGCAGCGGACTGGGTGTTACTTGCTGAAGGCAATAACCTGGAGCACTGGGAAATGTATAACCAAGGCGAAATAAAAGGTTGGGAGCTCATTAACGGTGAATTGCATGGTTCCGGTGCCGGCTGGGACGCCAACCAAGATTTGATCACCAAACAAGCCTATGACAACTTTGAATTATCTTTAGAATGGAAAATTGCGCCGGCTAACAGCTCCGGCATCTTTTTTTATGTTCCCAAAGGCAGTGACCAGCCCATCTATGATCTCGCGCCGGAGTATCAGATCTTGGATGATAAAGGCTGGCCGAAGAAAATGCAGCCTAATCAGTATACCGGCGGCAGTTACGCTATGTACGCGCCCGAGGGAGCGGAAGTGAAACCGGTGGGAGAATGGAACACCACCCGCATCCTCGTGAACTACCCCTACGTGGAGCATTGGTTAAACGGCAAGAAGGTAGTGGCGTATGAGATTGGTAGCAAAGATTGGCAGGCCCGCAAAGCGGCCGACAAATGGGCGCAGGTGCCGCAATACGGGGTAGCTAAATCCGGGCATATTGGTTTGCAGAATGCCGGCAAAGTCACTTACCGGCACATCAAAATCAAAGAATTATAA
- a CDS encoding class I SAM-dependent methyltransferase — protein MSKKQWYEELFENYGQKYDQEGFTQGTLGECDFLEQELQFNKSLRILDVGCGTGRHAIELAKRGYSVTGIDLSESLLTKARQKAEDNQVQVDFLRQDARHLTFKQEFEATIMLCEGGFPLMETDEMNFAILQNVTTALKSPGKFIFTTLNGLFPLFHSIEEFLANPAEGNATYRDNTFDLMTFREQSITEVEDDLGQKKVLEVNERYYVPSEITWLLKSLGYRSIEIFAAKLGAFSRQDRLTTQNFEMLVIAEK, from the coding sequence ATGAGTAAAAAACAGTGGTACGAAGAGTTGTTTGAGAATTATGGTCAAAAGTACGATCAAGAAGGATTTACGCAAGGAACGCTGGGAGAATGTGACTTCCTAGAGCAGGAACTGCAGTTTAATAAAAGCTTGCGCATCTTAGACGTTGGCTGTGGTACGGGTCGCCATGCTATCGAACTAGCTAAGCGAGGGTATTCCGTTACCGGAATTGATCTATCCGAATCTTTGCTCACCAAAGCCCGCCAAAAAGCAGAGGATAATCAGGTGCAAGTTGATTTCTTACGGCAGGATGCCCGTCATTTAACTTTTAAGCAAGAATTTGAAGCAACGATCATGCTCTGCGAGGGCGGATTTCCGTTGATGGAAACTGACGAGATGAACTTTGCTATTCTACAGAATGTCACCACCGCACTCAAAAGCCCGGGAAAGTTCATCTTTACCACGCTTAACGGTTTATTTCCTTTATTTCATTCGATTGAAGAATTCTTAGCTAACCCGGCCGAAGGCAACGCTACTTACCGGGATAATACTTTTGACCTGATGACCTTCCGGGAGCAGAGCATTACGGAAGTAGAAGATGATTTAGGCCAAAAGAAAGTGCTAGAGGTCAATGAACGCTACTACGTACCCAGTGAGATAACCTGGCTGCTAAAATCCTTAGGCTATCGGAGTATCGAAATTTTTGCCGCTAAATTAGGCGCCTTTTCTCGCCAAGATCGTTTAACTACGCAGAATTTTGAAATGTTGGTGATTGCCGAAAAATAA
- a CDS encoding RES domain-containing protein: MKDIIHRNTSTTGNCDYCKSQEVLIYNPRELNFFFQNILNLYEINEKGSPIDFQIEKDFTNKIFSSKVNKNIKELLQEIIADDFTSYQEIFNNPVILSCINNPSNDETVKPLQITWERFADEIKSVNRFHLQNVMDLEKLKVLLSRYENPITKGRKFYRARISSKDGFSISEMGHPPADRTKSGRANPLGISYLYLADQVTTTLYEARASLFDYVAIGDFRLKEDIKVINLRGNSYDPIVLAEKEDLEDFLIHLPFISKLESTLSKPKRRDDNELDYLPTQYLSEYIKSIGYDGVMFQSSLYSQGYNLAIFNPEKFECIKVGVYEIDNINFNFTLLT, from the coding sequence TTGAAGGATATTATTCACCGTAATACTTCTACTACCGGTAATTGCGATTATTGCAAATCTCAAGAGGTTTTAATATACAACCCTCGTGAACTAAACTTCTTCTTTCAAAACATTCTAAATTTATACGAGATCAATGAAAAGGGGTCTCCTATTGATTTTCAAATTGAGAAAGACTTTACTAATAAGATATTCTCTAGTAAGGTCAATAAAAATATAAAAGAATTACTACAGGAAATAATTGCGGATGATTTTACTAGTTACCAAGAAATATTTAATAATCCAGTAATTTTAAGCTGTATTAATAATCCCAGCAATGATGAAACGGTTAAACCCCTTCAAATTACTTGGGAAAGATTTGCTGACGAGATAAAATCTGTAAATAGATTTCATTTACAGAATGTAATGGACTTAGAGAAGCTTAAAGTTCTATTAAGCCGCTATGAAAATCCTATAACTAAAGGACGCAAATTTTATCGAGCCCGCATATCCTCCAAAGATGGGTTTTCTATTTCAGAAATGGGCCACCCTCCTGCTGATAGAACTAAATCAGGTCGAGCTAATCCTTTAGGGATATCATATCTTTATTTAGCGGATCAGGTTACCACTACCTTATATGAAGCACGAGCCTCCTTATTTGACTATGTAGCAATTGGAGATTTTAGACTTAAGGAGGATATTAAGGTAATAAATTTAAGAGGTAATTCCTACGACCCAATTGTTTTAGCGGAAAAAGAAGATTTAGAAGATTTTTTGATTCATCTTCCTTTTATTTCTAAACTGGAATCAACTCTATCCAAACCAAAACGTCGGGATGATAATGAATTAGATTATTTACCTACTCAATATTTATCAGAATATATAAAGTCTATTGGCTATGATGGTGTTATGTTCCAAAGTTCTTTATATTCTCAAGGATATAATTTAGCCATTTTTAATCCGGAAAAATTTGAATGTATAAAAGTAGGTGTCTACGAAATTGATAATATCAATTTCAATTTTACTCTCTTAACATAG
- a CDS encoding YybH family protein, translated as MRHEIQAIIDNRVQGVKNKDVNQATRDYSPEVILFDIVDPLERQGIEAVKSRLQEWLASLAEIKNFEIQNSQIQAADDIAFVISFNHIDAVNTNGNQLNMWWRETTCYRKMNGKWQITHAHSSVPFNPQDGQASLGLKPERMK; from the coding sequence ATGCGTCACGAAATCCAAGCGATTATCGATAACCGGGTCCAAGGCGTTAAAAACAAAGATGTGAATCAAGCTACCCGAGATTACAGTCCAGAGGTGATCTTGTTTGATATCGTGGATCCTTTAGAAAGGCAAGGAATAGAAGCGGTTAAAAGCCGTTTACAAGAATGGTTGGCTTCTTTGGCCGAGATCAAGAATTTTGAAATCCAAAATAGCCAGATCCAAGCGGCCGACGATATTGCGTTCGTTATTAGCTTTAATCATATTGATGCGGTCAATACGAACGGCAATCAACTAAATATGTGGTGGCGAGAAACAACTTGTTACCGGAAGATGAATGGTAAATGGCAAATAACCCACGCCCATAGCTCCGTGCCTTTCAACCCTCAGGATGGTCAAGCCTCTCTGGGCTTAAAACCGGAACGTATGAAGTAA